Proteins from one Camelina sativa cultivar DH55 chromosome 8, Cs, whole genome shotgun sequence genomic window:
- the LOC104709738 gene encoding uncharacterized protein LOC104709738 — MNAPHPHVQGEDTNALLKQILEGQGRNAIELATQMKNMHHKVENVYGELNAKIERLQTQVQSQASSSSPRQLGSLPGKPEPNPKEYINAIMLRSGKQLPTNELNRDIEPKGGEVVVEIEDDDLVVKDLGKDNEDDGVVVDKGKSKVVEEPKQGNTIDEIFKKSREIAKETLFVPPPYEPRLPFPGKFKKQQVDKYRAMFDAQMKDVAITMPIIDAFLLNPSYNKFLKDAVMEKKKALQGMVILTHECSAIIQNKVVAKKLEDLGSFTLPCTLGPLYFCHCLCDLGSSVSLMPLSFAKILGFTCYTKCMVTLVLADRSVRTPVGVLEDLPXAKE; from the coding sequence ATGAATGCACCGCACCCTCATGTTCAAGGAGAAGACACAAATGCTCtactaaaacaaattctagAAGGCCAAGGGAGAAATGCCATTGAACTTGCTACACAAATGAAGAACATGCACCACAAGGTTGAGAATGTTTATGGTGAGTTAAATGCTAAGATTGAGAGGTTGCAAACACAAGTACAGAgccaagcttcttcctcttcaccaagACAACTGGGttccttaccaggaaaaccagAACCAAACCCCAAAGAATACATCAATGCCATAATGCTGAGAAGTGGTAAGCAATTACCTACTAATGAGCTCAATAGGGACATTGAACCTAAAGGAGGGGAGGTAGTGGTtgagattgaagatgatgatttggtAGTGAAAGACTTGGGTAAAGATAACGAAGATGATGGAGTTGTGGTTGACAAAGGCAAGAGTAAGGTGGTTGAGGAACCAAAGCAAGGCAACACCATTGATGAAATTTTCAAGAAGAGTAGGGAGATTGCCAAGGAGACTCTATTTGTGCCTCCACCTTATGAGCCAAGACTGCCATTTCCTGGTAAGTTTAAGAAGCAACAAGTGGATAAGTATAGAGCTATGTTTGATGCTCAAATGAAAGATGTTGCCATCACAATGCCAATCATTGATGCATTTTTGCTGAACCCATCATACAACAAGTTTCTTAAGGATGCAgttatggagaagaagaaagctctcCAAGGAATGGTAATCTTAACCCATGAGTGTAGTGCTATCATTCAAAATAAGGTAGTagcaaagaagcttgaagatctTGGTAGCTTCACTCTCCCTTGTACACTTGGACCTTTATATTTTTGCCACTGTTTATGTGACCTTGGGTCTAGTGTGAGCTTGATGCCTCTCTCATTTGCAAAGATACTAGGTTTCACCTGCTACACAAAGTGTATGGTCACTCTTGTTCTTGCTGATAGATCAGTTAGAACACCAGTAGGAGTGCTTGAAGACTTGCCANAGGCTAAGGAATGA
- the LOC109124873 gene encoding uncharacterized protein LOC109124873, protein MGGLVTPILQAKGVELGEFDHDIARLDPVYLKKTTYLDGQTEKGFYAYYGYIFKSMQKQRLLLPQKDVTSLYIKYGICCQIKDDFLYSSKHDGPVIPITTSWKGRNPTEDTSQAASPSPVYGSARYDFQPFEEATTNKSLRAAHTHIDLLQCLVRWQGKNIKKLVKGGKGLHIRLKHVEAKLDITSTSRPNPEVEVNPRGEQADEVEDELERHSFHGEASTALGFYDPPRASAYERRQRRKRRAEKSPTPCTSNSSYSLDSSMN, encoded by the coding sequence ATGGGTGGACTTGTCACCCCCATTTTGCAAgcaaaaggagttgagcttggTGAGTTTGACCATGACATTGCAAGGCTTGATCCAGTCTACCTCAAGAAGACAACTTATTTGGATGGCCAAACTGAGAAAGGTTTCTATGCCTACTATGGCTACATTTTCAAAAGCATGCAAAAGCAAAGGCTCCTACTCCCTCAAAAGGATGTCACAAGCCTTTATATCAAGTATGGAATATGTTGCCAGATTAAAGATGACTTCTTGTACTCCTCTAAGCATGATGGACCAGTGATTCCAATAACAACTTCATGGAAGGGGAGAAATCCAACTGAAGACACTTCACAAGCAGCTTCTCCCAGTCCAGTTTATGGGAGTGCTAGGTATGACTTCCAACCATTTGAAGAAGCCACTACAAACAAGTCTCTTAGAGCTGCACACACCCATATCGACCTTCTCCAGTGCTTGGTTAGATGGCAAGGGAAGAACATTAAGAAGCTAGTAAAGGGAGGGAAGGGTCTTCACATAAGGTTGAAGCATGTGGAAGCCAAACTTGACATTACAAGTACTTCAAGACCAAACCCTGAAGTTGAAGTGAATCCAAGAGGAGAGCAAGCTGATGAGGTTGAGGATGAGTTGGAGAGACACTCATTTCATGGTGAAGCTAGTACTGCACTAGGATTCTATGACCCACCAAGAGCTTCAGCATATGAGAGGagacaaagaaggaagagaagggCTGAGAAGTCTCCAACACCATGCACTAGTAACTCCTCCTACTCTCTTGACTCCTCCATGAACTAG
- the LOC104709740 gene encoding uncharacterized protein LOC104709740 translates to MDNNKPIVTPVVLKGANYLLWKRTTKTALSGRGLWIHVETDQLPKKAIKEDGKEEKEEDKEADLEKEVKWFQEDQTVLAILQNSLDAPILEAYLYCETAKELWETLANVYGNVTNLTRVFEVKKAINGLHQEDLEFTKHFGKFRSLWAELEMLRPSTIDPAILNERKEQDKVFGLLLTLNSAFNDLIKHILQGDKLPTLEDVCSQVQKEQGSLGLFSGKEDLATTNKGVYKHEDKKVIVCDHCKKRGHIKDKCWILHPHLKPAKFKANLSQEVSSGQGTGAANQGGAAAMAASYGDLVRKSDLETLIKSIAALKDSGITFFASKPRVGDLKLFDKNSKAFFMPTFTSNLLSVKKATTDLNCYTIFGPNSVHFQDIETGKILGEGDARGDLYVLENTSSSPSKCFSFMSNLSNISSDVWHARLGHPHARALELMLPNVLRSDNGGEYTSHKLKEHLEKHGILQQTSCPYTPQQNGVAERKNRHLMEVVRSMMFHLNVPKRFWGDAVTNACYLINRTPTKILHDSSPFEILNQTKPSLDYLRVFGYVCFVLILGEQRSKLDAKSTKCMFIGYSTTQKGYKCYDPAHGRMYVSRDVKFLETQGYYANKDWASLKDLTQSTSDRAANLKFLLDHLGVTTTSPHSSETSLQFNQDQRRRQFNLNPLIMLPPLHQMTSCPLIPTLLNTLSA, encoded by the exons ATGGATAACAACAAACCGATTGTTACCCCTGTGGTGCTCAAAGGAGCAAACTACTTGTTgtggaaaagaaccacaaagaccgcaCTCAGTGGTCGGGGACTATGGATCCATGTTGAGACGGACCAACTCCCCAAGAAAGCCATCAAAGAAGatggtaaagaagaaaaggaagaagacaaggaagCTGATCTTGAAAAGGAAgtcaagtggttccaagaagatcagactGTGCTTGCCATTCTCCAAAACTCGCTGGACGCACCAATCCTTGAAGCTTACTTGTATTGCGAGACGGCCAAGGAGTTGTGGGAGACGTTGGCAAATGTCTATGGGAACGTGACCAACTTGACTCGAgtgtttgaagtcaagaaggcgATTAACGGTCTccaccaagaagacttggagtttaCGAAGCATTTTGGGAAGTTCCGGTCATTGTGGGCTGAGCTTGAAATGCTTCGACCAAGCACCATCGATCCGGCGATTCTCAATGAGAGGAAagagcaagacaaggtctttggCCTCCTTCTCACTTTGAACTCGGCGTTTAATGATCTCATCAAACACATTCTTCAAGGCGACAAGCTACCTACTCTAGAGGATGTGTGCTCACAAGTCCAAAAGGAACAAGGTTCACTTGGTCTTTTTAGTGGCAAGGAAGACTTAGCCACAACTAACAAGGGGGTCTACAAACATGAGGACAAGAAAGTGATTGTGTGTGACCATTGCAAGAAGAGGGGCCATATCAAGGACAAATGTTGGATTCTCCATCCTCATCTCAAGCCAGCTAAGTTCAAGGCAAATCTATCACAAGAAGTTTCAAGTGGTCAAGGTACCGGTGCAGCGAACCAAGGAGGCGCGGCGGCCATGGCTGCGTCCTATGGTGACCTTGTGAGGAAATCGGATCTGGAAACCCTCATCAAGTCCATCGCTGCACTCAAGGACTCTGGTATCACCTTCTttgcttcaaaaccta GAGTAGGAGACTTGAAACTGTTTGATAAAAATTCAAAAGCTTTCTTCATGCCTACTTTTACTTCTAACCTTCTATCAGTTAAGAAAGCTACTACTGATCTAAATTGTTATACTATTTTTGGGcctaatagtgtacattttcaggatattgagactggaaagATTCTTGGAGAAGGGGATGCtagaggagatctctatgtcctagagaacACTTCATCAAGTCCTTCtaagtgtttttcttttatgtcgAATCTTAGTAATATTTCGAGTGATGTatggcatgctaggctaggcCACCCTCACGCTCGTGCTCTTGAATTAATGTTGCCCAAT GTACTTAGATCAGACAATGGGGGAGAATACACAAGTCACAAACTCAAAGAGCACTTAGAGAAGCATGGCATTCTACAGCAAACTAGCTGTCcatacactcctcaacaaaatggggtAGCTGAGAGAAAGAATCGCCATCTCATGGAGGTTGTgagatcaatgatgtttcacTTGAACGTCCCAAAGAGGTTTTGGGGTGACGCCGTGACGAATGCATGCTATCTAATCAACCGAACTCCAACTAAGATTCTTCATGACTCATCTCCATTTGAAATTCTTAATCAAACTAAACCCTCTCTTGATTACTTACGAGTTTTCGGgtatgtgtgttttgttttgattctagGAGAACAAAGGAGTAAGCTTGATGCAAAGAGTACTAAATGCATGTTCATTGGCTACTCTACTACGCAGAAGGGTTACAAGTGCTATGATCCGGCTCATGGCCGTATGTATGTCTCCCGGGATGTGAAGTTTCTTGAAACCCAAGGATACTATGCCAACAAAGACTGGGCAAGTTTAAAGGACTTAACTCAATCTACAAGTGATAGGGCGGCCAACTTGAAGTTCCTTCTTGATCACCTTGGAGTCACAACTACATCACCACACTCTTCCGAGACAAGTCTTCAGTTCAATCAAGACCAGAGGAGGAGGCAGTTCAATCTCAATCCTCTGATCATGTTGCCTCCACTTCATCAGATGACATCATGCCCACTGATACCGACCCTGCTCAACACACTGTCAGCTTAG
- the LOC104707661 gene encoding allantoinase-like: MLSSDHSPTKPKLKLLSDGDFLKAWGGISSLQFVLPVTWSYGKKYGVTLEQVASWWIDRPSKLAGLHSKGAITVGKQADLVVWEPEAEFELDEEHPIHFKHPSISAYLGRRLSGKVVSTFVRGNLVFREGKHASDACGSLQLAA; this comes from the exons ATGTTGAGCTCTGATCATTCACCTACAAAGCCTAAACTCAAACTCCTGAGTGATGGTGACTTCTTAAAAGCATGGGGTGGGATATCGTCTTTACAG TTTGTTCTTCCAGTAACATGGTCTTACGGGAAAAAGTATGGAGTGACCCTCGAGCAGGTAGCTTCTTGGTGGATCGATAGGCCTTCCAAACTCGCTGGTCTACACTCTAAG GGAGCGATTACAGTTGGAAAACAGGCAGATCTTGTAGTGTGGGAACCTGAAGCCGAATTCGAGCTAGATGAAGAACATCCAATTCACTTTAAACACCCT AGTATCTCGGCTTATCTGGGAAGAAGATTATCAGGCAAAGTGGTTTCGACATTTGTGAGAGGAAACTTGGTTTTTAGAGAAGGCAAGCATGCTTCTGATGCTTGTGGGTCTCTGCAACTCGCggcttga